A genomic window from Candidatus Paceibacter sp. includes:
- a CDS encoding putative toxin-antitoxin system toxin component, PIN family, with translation MKLVFDSNIFISVFVIPGSKAEKAILRIIEGDDTLLISREIIKEVLEVLSTKFHRDREAISHVAVYLSDIAQVINPTKRIRVFKDDLDNRILECALFGKADTIVTGDKEMLILREYKGIKIISLKEYLSYRNS, from the coding sequence GTGAAACTCGTATTTGACTCAAATATCTTCATTTCTGTCTTTGTTATCCCTGGTAGTAAGGCAGAGAAGGCAATCTTAAGAATAATTGAAGGCGATGATACGCTCTTAATTTCCAGGGAAATCATTAAAGAGGTCTTAGAAGTGCTATCCACAAAATTCCACCGTGATAGAGAGGCAATCAGTCATGTAGCAGTTTACCTTTCGGATATTGCTCAGGTGATAAATCCAACTAAAAGAATTCGTGTCTTTAAAGACGATCTCGACAACAGAATCCTTGAATGTGCTTTATTTGGTAAAGCCGATACAATAGTAACGGGCGATAAAGAAATGTTAATACTGAGAGAATACAAAGGGATAAAGATTATAAGCTTAAAGGAATATTTGAGCTACAGAAATAGCTGA